Proteins encoded in a region of the Sparus aurata chromosome 6, fSpaAur1.1, whole genome shotgun sequence genome:
- the LOC115583713 gene encoding parapinopsin-like, whose protein sequence is MQPSVFYPNASSYLDPHGEPPLSRVGFIILSIIMALFTGPAIILNATVIIVSLMHKQLRQPLNYALVNMAVADLGTAMTGGVLSVVNNAQGYFSLGRTGCVMEGFAVSLFGITSLCTVALIAVERMFVVCKPLGQMTFQKKHAIGGIVLSWLWSLTWNLPPLFGWGRYELEGVGTSCAPDWHSRDPHTVSYILAYFAVCFAAPFAIIVASYSKLMWTLHQVSRMACVEGGAVAKGEMKVASMVVLMVLTFMISWMPYASLAMLVVYDPDVKIHPLVGTVPVYLAKSSTVYNPIIYIYLNNQFRKYAVPFLLCGKEPLLEDEESEMVTTTEPLNKVTPS, encoded by the exons ATGCAGCCATCTGTTTTTtacccaaatgcttcctcctaCCTGGACCCCCATGGGGAGCCCCCTCTGTCACGCGTCGGCTTCATCATCCTCTCCATCATCATGGCTCTTTTCACCGGCCCGGCCATCATACTCAACGCCACAGTGATCATCGTGTCCCTCATGCACAAGCAGCTGAGGCAGCCGCTCAACTATGCTCTGGTGAACATGGCTGTGGCTGACCTGGGCACAGCCATGACCGGAGGGGTGCTGTCTGTGGTCAACAACGCCCAGGGGTACTTCTCCCTGGGAAGAACAGGCTGCGTGATGGAGGGCTTTGCAGTGTCCTTGTTTG GCATCACCTCTCTGTGCACGGTCGCTCTGATCGCAGTGGAGAGGATGTTTGTTGTATGTAAACCGCTGGGCCAGATGACCTTCCAAAAGAAGCACGCCATTGGAGGTATCGTCTTATCCTGGCTGTGGTCCCTCACATGGAACCTACCCCCCCTGTTTGGATGGGGCAGGTACGAGCTGGAGGGTGTCGGGACGTCCTGCGCACCGGACTGGCACAGCCGAGACCCTCATACCGTCTCCTACATCCTGGCTTACTTTGCAGTGTGCTTTGCTGCTCCCTTTGCCATCATCGTGGCATCCTACTCGAAGCTGATGTGGACGTTGCACCAG GTGTCAAGGATGGCCTGTGTTGAAGGTGGTGCAGTAGCTAAAGGCGAGATGAAGGTGGCGTCCATGGTGGTCCTGATGGTCCTGACTTTTATGATCAGTTGGATGCCTTACGCCAGCCTGGCCATGCTGGTGGTCTACGACCCTGATGTGAAGATTCACCCGCTGGTGGGCACAGTGCCAGTTTACCTGGCCAAGAGCAGCACTGTATACAACCCCATCATCTACATCTACCTCAACAATCAG TTCCGCAAATACGCAGTGCCCTTCCTGCTGTGTGGGAAAGAGCCGCTGCTGGAGGACGAAGAATCAGAAATGGTGACGACCACAGAGCCATTAAACAAAGTGACGCCTTCCTGA